The Egicoccus sp. AB-alg2 genome window below encodes:
- a CDS encoding D-alanyl-D-alanine carboxypeptidase family protein, giving the protein MIGALTRRRQDGSRSGRCLGALTALLAACLLSTGSPALAQPDTPLENGRLPDEVLAPAGGVLLAREAAEAFNAMVAAAAEDGVTIAVTDGYRTYDAQVDLKARKGWLAATPGRSMHGWGLAVDFDLRVTDFAWLQENAGDFGWVHPPWAQPDGSKPEPWHWEYVGPDGGAQDVQIAPATTVRASGSLVAVGRLEFADGPRGAWFAIREGVEDLARAPGRYPTTGEPGEPGNFAVAGYHRTQGAPLRGMDRLAPDDHVRVRLPGGDVHRYRVIEVAELGPEDVWAVEPDPRDDGAEHMLTLTTSPTPDTFLVVWAELEE; this is encoded by the coding sequence GTGATCGGGGCCCTCACGCGTCGGCGACAAGACGGGTCGAGGAGCGGTCGGTGCCTCGGCGCGCTCACCGCCCTGCTGGCTGCCTGCCTGCTGTCGACCGGCTCCCCGGCGCTCGCCCAGCCCGACACACCGTTGGAGAACGGTCGGCTTCCCGACGAGGTGCTCGCGCCGGCGGGTGGGGTGTTGCTCGCCCGTGAGGCGGCCGAGGCGTTCAACGCGATGGTGGCCGCCGCAGCCGAGGACGGCGTCACGATCGCGGTCACGGACGGCTACCGGACGTACGACGCCCAGGTCGACCTCAAGGCCCGCAAGGGCTGGCTCGCCGCGACGCCCGGCCGGAGTATGCACGGTTGGGGGCTGGCCGTGGACTTCGACCTGCGTGTCACGGACTTCGCGTGGTTGCAGGAGAACGCGGGCGATTTCGGCTGGGTACATCCGCCGTGGGCGCAGCCCGACGGCAGCAAGCCCGAGCCCTGGCACTGGGAATACGTCGGTCCCGACGGCGGCGCGCAGGACGTGCAGATCGCGCCCGCGACCACGGTTCGCGCGTCCGGGTCGCTGGTGGCGGTCGGCCGGCTGGAGTTCGCCGACGGTCCGCGTGGTGCCTGGTTCGCGATCCGGGAGGGGGTCGAGGATCTCGCCCGCGCGCCCGGCCGGTATCCCACGACCGGTGAACCGGGTGAGCCGGGCAACTTCGCCGTCGCCGGCTATCACCGCACGCAGGGGGCGCCGCTGCGCGGTATGGACCGCCTGGCGCCGGACGACCACGTCCGCGTCCGGCTGCCCGGTGGCGACGTGCACCGCTACCGCGTCATCGAGGTGGCGGAGCTCGGACCCGAGGACGTCTGGGCCGTCGAACCCGACCCCCGGGACGACGGAGCGGAGCACATGTTGACCCTGACCACTTCGCCCACACCGGACACGTTCCTCGTGGTCTGGGCGGAGCTGGAGGAGTAG